One window of the candidate division WOR-3 bacterium genome contains the following:
- the rpsL gene encoding 30S ribosomal protein S12 codes for MPTINQLIRKGRKKVGSKSKAPALQSNPQRRGVCTRVYTTTPKKPNSALRKVCKVRLTNGYEVTSYIPGEGHNLQEHSIVLVRGGRVKDLPGVRYHIVRGKYDTAGVEGRKKSRSLYGVKRPKETPVTS; via the coding sequence ATGCCAACAATTAATCAACTAATTAGAAAGGGAAGGAAAAAGGTTGGGTCGAAGAGCAAGGCACCGGCACTACAAAGTAATCCACAGCGCCGTGGAGTGTGCACGCGCGTATATACGACGACACCCAAGAAACCGAATTCCGCATTGCGCAAGGTCTGCAAAGTGAGGTTGACGAATGGTTACGAGGTGACATCATATATTCCGGGCGAAGGGCACAATCTTCAGGAACACTCTATCGTGCTCGTGCGAGGTGGTAGGGTCAAGGATCTGCCGGGCGTTCGGTATCATATTGTGCGAGGCAAGTACGACACTGCGGGTGTTGAAGGCAGAAAGAAAAGTCGTTCTCTTTACGGCGTAAAGAGGCCTAAAGAGACACCGGTAACGTCATAG
- the rpsG gene encoding 30S ribosomal protein S7, whose protein sequence is MGRRRRAQIRKVQPDPKFNSIVISKFINNLMWDGKRSIAQKLLYGALERIEKTTNEDGLAVFEKALNNVKPVLEVRPRRVGGATYQIPMEVRPARKESLAIRWLIQFARSRSEYRMEDRLAQEIIAASRNEGGAIKKREEVHRMAEANRAFAHFRW, encoded by the coding sequence ATGGGAAGAAGACGGAGAGCACAGATAAGAAAGGTACAGCCGGATCCTAAATTTAACAGTATCGTGATCAGCAAGTTCATCAACAATCTGATGTGGGACGGTAAGAGAAGTATTGCGCAAAAGCTTCTGTATGGTGCCCTTGAGCGAATAGAAAAAACAACAAATGAGGACGGGCTTGCTGTTTTCGAAAAAGCCTTGAATAATGTAAAACCGGTTCTCGAGGTGAGGCCGCGTCGTGTTGGGGGAGCAACTTATCAGATACCAATGGAAGTTCGGCCAGCAAGGAAAGAGAGCCTTGCGATTAGATGGTTAATCCAATTTGCTCGTAGCAGGTCTGAATACCGAATGGAAGATCGACTTGCTCAAGAGATCATCGCCGCAAGCCGTAATGAGGGCGGTGCAATAAAGAAGCGAGAAGAAGTACACAGAATGGCAGAAGCGAATCGCGCGTTCGCCCACTTCCGTTGGTAA